The following are encoded together in the Gorilla gorilla gorilla isolate KB3781 chromosome 14, NHGRI_mGorGor1-v2.1_pri, whole genome shotgun sequence genome:
- the LOC101137912 gene encoding glyceraldehyde-3-phosphate dehydrogenase-like, which translates to MVKVKARVDRFGHVRCLVTRAAFNSAKVDIMAISDPFIDLNYMVYMFQYGSTHGKFHGTVKAENRKLVITGNLITIFQERDPSKIKWGDAGTEYIVESTSIFIITEKSGAHLQGGAKRVILSAPSANTPMFVMGVTHENYDSSLKIISNASCTMNCLVPLAKVICDNFGIMEGLMTTVHAVPATQKTVDGPSRRLWCDSHGALQNIIPAPSDAAKAMAKVIPELNGKLTGMAFCVPTANLSVVDLTCCLEKPAKYDDIKKVVKQVSEGPLKGILGYTEYQLVSSDFNSDTHSSTFDAGASIALNDHFFKLISWYDNEFGYSNRVVDLMAHMASKE; encoded by the coding sequence ATGGTGAAGGTGAAGGCCAGAGTCGACAGATTTGGTCATGTTAGGTGTCTGGTCACCAGGGCTGCTTTTAACTCTGCTAAAGTAGATATTATGGCCATCAGTGACCCCTTCATTGACCTCAACTACATGGTGTACATGTTCCAGTATGGTTCTACCCATGGCAAATTCCATGGCACTGTCAAGGCTGAGAACAGGAAGCTTGTCATCACTGGAAATCTCATCACCATCTTCCAGGAGCGAGATCCCTCCAAAATCAAATGGGGTGATGCTGGCACTGAGTACATTGTGGAGTCCACCAGCATCTTCATCATCACGGAGAAGTCTGGGGCTCACTTGCAGGGAGGAGCCAAAAGGGTCATCCTTTCTGCCCCCTCTGCCAACACCCCAATGTTTGTGATGGGCGTGACCCATGAGAATTATGACAGCAGCCTCAAGATCATCAGCAATGCCTCCTGCACCATGAATTGCTTAGTGCCCCTGGCCAAAGTCATCTGTGACAATTTTGGCATCATGGAAGGACTCATGACCACAGTCCATGCTGTCCCTGCCACCCAGAAGACTGTGGATGGACCATCCAGGAGACTGTGGTGTGATAGCCATGGGGCTCTCCAGAACATCATCCCTGCCCCTAGCGACGCTGCTAAGGCTATGGCCAAGGTCATCCCTGAGCTGAATGGGAAGCTCACTGGCATGGCCTTCTGTGTCCCCACTGCCAACTTGTCAGTTGTGGATCTGACCTGCTGTCTTGAAAAACCTGCCAAATATGATGACATCAAGAAGGTGGTAAAGCAGGTGTCAGAGGGCCCCCTCAAGGGCATCCTGGGCTACACTGAGTACCAGCTTGTCTCCTCTGATTTCAACAGTGACACCCACTCTTCCACCTTCGACGCTGGGGCTAGCATTGCCCTCAACGACCACTTTTTCAAGCTCATTTCCTGGTATGACAATGAATTTGGCTACAGCAACAGGGTGGTGGACCTCATGGCCCACATGGCCTCCAAGGAGTAA